The Acipenser ruthenus chromosome 37, fAciRut3.2 maternal haplotype, whole genome shotgun sequence genome has a window encoding:
- the LOC131706765 gene encoding protein transport protein Sec24C-like isoform X5: MHSVYAVVPLCLSPWLYSACTTVYMVCNVYYCALPSLCFITLCCAFTVGHFYKGRRKYQEWTDPCFSSPAQLPWRPSAVPPPPCPAGRSDSWAADPHSSLQRLPCTGADSPPGGSSDQDQASPKPNSGTESKYGLDPDLIPNVVQVLHDDEVLWGAQFFVTDTRGQLPPLSSTHCTVQDRGNASPRFLRCTSYSFPSSPQAALLSQLPLAAIVQPFARLARGEPPLPVSDPGLGGPVRCSSCGAHMNPFMDFQDCGQRFYCPFCASLSEVPWQYYTHTDRSGRRVDWLSRAELSRGSYEFLEPRSHGATQEPRCSAGRESARVLHREDGAPAFIFLIDVSVQAVQQGAVSLVCEELRTLLDKLPRDSGMDESELSVGVVTYDRTLHLYSLSPTLSRPHMLVVTETEDLELPLVEGLLVPVKDCRDIVDSLLAQIPSLFADTREAVVIFEPALQAGMQLLKDAGCPGKLLVFHTTPPAGDSRPGSRTDSGIFGAAKDKSVFQPCGSCVSVAESCVAHGCSVDLFLFSQEPVGVASLGHASDISGGGVYMYSSLQEEADREQFRMDLWRNFQREIGFDAVMKIHVSKGLTVSGCFGPLSVGTGGPSELALGAIDSDKAFAVEFTHQGQLDPERGVVIQCALSYTAPSGQRRTRVHTLSLNCSCHLVDTFRNSQAETLLAFYCKKVYSAVLHSSPLSLRDALLSELTRTLASYRQHGSTSAVSAGQLVLPQFLKVLPVYLNCLRKSEVLLPGPHSALSDRVYQRSLAVAMDTAETAAHFYPRLLPLCSLPVLDTPLSRSVRGTIQTLQEHRARHMKGDESEAVFRRLLVEDRSPNGGASYPDFLYHVHVSTLQLLT; this comes from the exons ATGCACAGTGTTTATGCAGTTGTTCCCCTTTGCTTATCTCCCTGGTTATACTCTGCATGCACCACAGTTTACATGGTCTGCAATGTTTATTACTGTGCTttaccctctctgtgctttattacactgtgctgtgcctttactgtgggacacttttataagg GTCGCAGGAAATATCAAGAATGGACTGACCCTTGCTTCTCCAGCCCAGCCCAGTTGCCGTGGAGACCGAGCGCTGTGCCGCCCCCTCCCTGCCCCGCGGGGCGCTCCGATTCCTGGGCTGCAGATCCCCACAGCTCCCTTCAGAGGCTTCCCTGCACCGGCGCGGACTCACCACCGGGGGGCAGCAGCGATCAGGACCAG GCATCTCCTAAACCAAACTCAGGGACAGAATCGAAGTATGGATTGGATCCAGATTTGATTCCCAATGTG GTGCAGGTTTTGCATGATGATGAGGTGCTGTGGGGGGCGCAGTTCTTTGTCACAGACACTAGGGGGCAGCTTCCTCCTCTctccagcacacactgcacagtGCAGGACCGGG gcaatGCCAGCCCCCGATTCCTGCGCTGCACCTCCTACTCCTTCCCCAGCTCCCCCCAGGCGGCTCTCCTCTCCCAGCTGCCCCTGGCTGCCATCGTGCAGCCCTTCGCCAGGCTGGCTCGTGGGGAG CCCCCCCTGCCTGTCTCGGACCCTGGTTTGGGGGGTCCAGTACGCTGCAGCAGTTGTGGGGCGCACATGAACCCCTTTATGGACTTCCAGGACTGCGGACAGAGGTTCTACTGCCCATTCTGTGCCTCGCTGTCTGAGG TCCCCTGGCAGTATTACACCCACACGGACCGCAGTGGGAGGAGAGTGGATTGGCTGAGCCGTGCGGAGCTGAGCCGAGGCTCCTATGAGTTCCTGGAGCCACGCAGCCACGGAGCCACACAGGAACCTCGCTGCAGTGCTGGACGCGAGTCTGCAAGGGTCCTTCACAGG gagGACGGAGCGCCAGCCTTCATCTTCCTCATCGATGTGTCTGTCCAAGCGGTCCAGCAGGGGGCAGTCTCCCTGGTGTGTGAGGAACTCCGGACACTGCTGGACAAACTGCCCAG GGATTCCGGGATGGACGAATCGGAGCTGAGCGTGGGGGTCGTGACCTACGACAGGACGCTGCACCTGTACAGCCTAAGCCCCACCCTGTCCCGCCCTCACATGCTGGTCGTCACGGAGACAGAAGATCTGGAGCTCCCCCTAGTGGAGGGGCTGCTGGTGCCTGTCAAGGACTGCAGGGACATCGTTGACAG tcTGCTGGCTCAGATCCCGTCGCTCTTCGCTGACACCCGGGAGGCTGTGGTGATATTTGAACCCGCGCTGCAGGCTGGCATGCAACTACTGAAG gatgcTGGCTGTCCAGGGAAGCTGCTGGTTTTTCACACCACGCCCCCTGCTGGAGACAGTAGGCCTGGCAGCAGGACGGACTCTGGGATCTTCGGCGCAGCCAAGGACAAG TCTGTCTTCCAGCCCTGTGGCTCCTGTGTCTCCGTGGCTGAGTCCTGCGTGGCTCACGGCTGCAGCGTGGACCTCTTCCTTTTCTCACAGGAACCTGTGGGTGTGGCCTCGCTGGGACACGCCTCCGACATCAGCGGGGGCGGAGTCTACATGTACAGCAGCTTGCAG GAGGAGGCGGACCGGGAGCAGTTCCGAATGGATCTGTGGAGGAATTTCCAGAGAGAGATCGGGTTTGATGCGGTGATGAAGATCCACGTCAGTAAAG GTCTGACGGTGTCTGGCTGCTTCGGGCCCCTGAGCGTGGGGACAGGGGGCCCCAGTGAGCTGGCACTGGGAGCCATCGACTCGGACAAGGCTTTCGCTGTGGAGTTCACTCACCAGGGCCAGCTTGACCCAGAGAGAGGGGTGGTGATCCAG TGTGCCTTGTCCTACACCGCCCCTAGTGGCCAGAGAAGGACCCGCGTCCACACCCTGTCTCTGAACTGCTCCTGCCACCTGGTGGACACTTTCAGGAACAGCCAGGCAGAGACTCTGCTCGCCTTCTACTGCAAGAAGG tGTACTCGGCTGTGCTgcactcctcccctctctctctccgggACGCCCTGCTCTCTGAGCTTACTCGCACCCTGGCCAGCTACCGGCAGCACGGCTCCACCAGCGCCGTGTCAGCAGGGCAG CTGGTGCTGCCCCAGTTCCTGAAGGTCCTGCCCGTCTATCTGAACTGCCTGAGGAAGAGTGAGGTCCTGCTGCCGGGTCCTCACAGCGCACTGAGTGACAGAGTCTACCAGCGCAGCCTCGCCGTCGCCATGGACACCGCCGAGACCGCCGCCCACTTCTACCCCAGGCTCCTCCCCCTG TGCTCCCTGCCTGTCCTGGACACCCCCCTGTCCCGCAGTGTGAGGGGCACCATCCAGACCCTCCAGGAACACAGAGCGCGACACATGAAG GGTGACGAGTCCGAGGCTGTGTTCCGGCGCCTCCTGGTGGAGGACAGGAGCCCCAACGGCGGCGCGTCGTACCCTGACTTCCTGTACCACGTGCACGTGTCCACGCTGCAGCTCCTCACGTGA
- the LOC131706765 gene encoding protein transport protein Sec24C-like isoform X2, translating to MHSVYAVVPLCLSPWLYSACTTVYMVCNVYYCALPSLCFITLCCAFTVGHFYKGRRKYQEWTDPCFSSPAQLPWRPSAVPPPPCPAGRSDSWAADPHSSLQRLPCTGADSPPGGSSDQDQASPKPNSGTESKYGLDPDLIPNVVQVLHDDEVLWGAQFFVTDTRGQLPPLSSTHCTVQDRGNASPRFLRCTSYSFPSSPQAALLSQLPLAAIVQPFARLARGEPPLPVSDPGLGGPVRCSSCGAHMNPFMDFQDCGQRFYCPFCASLSEVPWQYYTHTDRSGRRVDWLSRAELSRGSYEFLEPRSHGATQEPRCSAGRESARVLHREDGAPAFIFLIDVSVQAVQQGAVSLVCEELRTLLDKLPRDSGMDESELSVGVVTYDRTLHLYSLSPTLSRPHMLVVTETEDLELPLVEGLLVPVKDCRDIVDSLLAQIPSLFADTREAVVIFEPALQAGMQLLKDAGCPGKLLVFHTTPPAGDSRPGSRTDSGIFGAAKDKSVFQPCGSCVSVAESCVAHGCSVDLFLFSQEPVGVASLGHASDISGGGVYMYSSLQEEADREQFRMDLWRNFQREIGFDAVMKIHVSKGLTVSGCFGPLSVGTGGPSELALGAIDSDKAFAVEFTHQGQLDPERGVVIQCALSYTAPSGQRRTRVHTLSLNCSCHLVDTFRNSQAETLLAFYCKKVYSAVLHSSPLSLRDALLSELTRTLASYRQHGSTSAVSAGQLVLPQFLKVLPVYLNCLRKSEVLLPGPHSALSDRVYQRSLAVAMDTAETAAHFYPRLLPLPVSGQPWSAVRCSQRSLAPDRVFLAEDGRGLFLWVGGCVPPQLVQSLFNVPSSRDLRCGACSLPVLDTPLSRSVRGTIQTLQEHRARHMKGDESEAVFRRLLVEDRSPNGGASYPDFLYHVHVSTLQLLT from the exons ATGCACAGTGTTTATGCAGTTGTTCCCCTTTGCTTATCTCCCTGGTTATACTCTGCATGCACCACAGTTTACATGGTCTGCAATGTTTATTACTGTGCTttaccctctctgtgctttattacactgtgctgtgcctttactgtgggacacttttataagg GTCGCAGGAAATATCAAGAATGGACTGACCCTTGCTTCTCCAGCCCAGCCCAGTTGCCGTGGAGACCGAGCGCTGTGCCGCCCCCTCCCTGCCCCGCGGGGCGCTCCGATTCCTGGGCTGCAGATCCCCACAGCTCCCTTCAGAGGCTTCCCTGCACCGGCGCGGACTCACCACCGGGGGGCAGCAGCGATCAGGACCAG GCATCTCCTAAACCAAACTCAGGGACAGAATCGAAGTATGGATTGGATCCAGATTTGATTCCCAATGTG GTGCAGGTTTTGCATGATGATGAGGTGCTGTGGGGGGCGCAGTTCTTTGTCACAGACACTAGGGGGCAGCTTCCTCCTCTctccagcacacactgcacagtGCAGGACCGGG gcaatGCCAGCCCCCGATTCCTGCGCTGCACCTCCTACTCCTTCCCCAGCTCCCCCCAGGCGGCTCTCCTCTCCCAGCTGCCCCTGGCTGCCATCGTGCAGCCCTTCGCCAGGCTGGCTCGTGGGGAG CCCCCCCTGCCTGTCTCGGACCCTGGTTTGGGGGGTCCAGTACGCTGCAGCAGTTGTGGGGCGCACATGAACCCCTTTATGGACTTCCAGGACTGCGGACAGAGGTTCTACTGCCCATTCTGTGCCTCGCTGTCTGAGG TCCCCTGGCAGTATTACACCCACACGGACCGCAGTGGGAGGAGAGTGGATTGGCTGAGCCGTGCGGAGCTGAGCCGAGGCTCCTATGAGTTCCTGGAGCCACGCAGCCACGGAGCCACACAGGAACCTCGCTGCAGTGCTGGACGCGAGTCTGCAAGGGTCCTTCACAGG gagGACGGAGCGCCAGCCTTCATCTTCCTCATCGATGTGTCTGTCCAAGCGGTCCAGCAGGGGGCAGTCTCCCTGGTGTGTGAGGAACTCCGGACACTGCTGGACAAACTGCCCAG GGATTCCGGGATGGACGAATCGGAGCTGAGCGTGGGGGTCGTGACCTACGACAGGACGCTGCACCTGTACAGCCTAAGCCCCACCCTGTCCCGCCCTCACATGCTGGTCGTCACGGAGACAGAAGATCTGGAGCTCCCCCTAGTGGAGGGGCTGCTGGTGCCTGTCAAGGACTGCAGGGACATCGTTGACAG tcTGCTGGCTCAGATCCCGTCGCTCTTCGCTGACACCCGGGAGGCTGTGGTGATATTTGAACCCGCGCTGCAGGCTGGCATGCAACTACTGAAG gatgcTGGCTGTCCAGGGAAGCTGCTGGTTTTTCACACCACGCCCCCTGCTGGAGACAGTAGGCCTGGCAGCAGGACGGACTCTGGGATCTTCGGCGCAGCCAAGGACAAG TCTGTCTTCCAGCCCTGTGGCTCCTGTGTCTCCGTGGCTGAGTCCTGCGTGGCTCACGGCTGCAGCGTGGACCTCTTCCTTTTCTCACAGGAACCTGTGGGTGTGGCCTCGCTGGGACACGCCTCCGACATCAGCGGGGGCGGAGTCTACATGTACAGCAGCTTGCAG GAGGAGGCGGACCGGGAGCAGTTCCGAATGGATCTGTGGAGGAATTTCCAGAGAGAGATCGGGTTTGATGCGGTGATGAAGATCCACGTCAGTAAAG GTCTGACGGTGTCTGGCTGCTTCGGGCCCCTGAGCGTGGGGACAGGGGGCCCCAGTGAGCTGGCACTGGGAGCCATCGACTCGGACAAGGCTTTCGCTGTGGAGTTCACTCACCAGGGCCAGCTTGACCCAGAGAGAGGGGTGGTGATCCAG TGTGCCTTGTCCTACACCGCCCCTAGTGGCCAGAGAAGGACCCGCGTCCACACCCTGTCTCTGAACTGCTCCTGCCACCTGGTGGACACTTTCAGGAACAGCCAGGCAGAGACTCTGCTCGCCTTCTACTGCAAGAAGG tGTACTCGGCTGTGCTgcactcctcccctctctctctccgggACGCCCTGCTCTCTGAGCTTACTCGCACCCTGGCCAGCTACCGGCAGCACGGCTCCACCAGCGCCGTGTCAGCAGGGCAG CTGGTGCTGCCCCAGTTCCTGAAGGTCCTGCCCGTCTATCTGAACTGCCTGAGGAAGAGTGAGGTCCTGCTGCCGGGTCCTCACAGCGCACTGAGTGACAGAGTCTACCAGCGCAGCCTCGCCGTCGCCATGGACACCGCCGAGACCGCCGCCCACTTCTACCCCAGGCTCCTCCCCCTG CCCGTGTCTGGCCAGCCCTGGTCGGCAGTGCGATGCTCTCAGCGCAGTCTGGCCCCTGACCGCGTGTTCCTGGCGGAGGACGGGCGGGGTCTCTTCCTGTGGGTGGGGGGCTGCGTGCCCCCCCAGCTGGTGCAGAGCCTCTTCAACGTGCCCTCCTCCCGAGACCTGCGCTGCGGAGCG TGCTCCCTGCCTGTCCTGGACACCCCCCTGTCCCGCAGTGTGAGGGGCACCATCCAGACCCTCCAGGAACACAGAGCGCGACACATGAAG GGTGACGAGTCCGAGGCTGTGTTCCGGCGCCTCCTGGTGGAGGACAGGAGCCCCAACGGCGGCGCGTCGTACCCTGACTTCCTGTACCACGTGCACGTGTCCACGCTGCAGCTCCTCACGTGA
- the LOC131706765 gene encoding protein transport protein Sec24C-like isoform X4: MHSVYAVVPLCLSPWLYSACTTVYMVCNVYYCALPSLCFITLCCAFTVGHFYKGRRKYQEWTDPCFSSPAQLPWRPSAVPPPPCPAGRSDSWAADPHSSLQRLPCTGADSPPGGSSDQDQASPKPNSGTESKYGLDPDLIPNVVQVLHDDEVLWGAQFFVTDTRGQLPPLSSTHCTVQDRGNASPRFLRCTSYSFPSSPQAALLSQLPLAAIVQPFARLARGEPPLPVSDPGLGGPVRCSSCGAHMNPFMDFQDCGQRFYCPFCASLSEVPWQYYTHTDRSGRRVDWLSRAELSRGSYEFLEPRSHGATQEPRCSAGRESARVLHREDGAPAFIFLIDVSVQAVQQGAVSLVCEELRTLLDKLPRDSGMDESELSVGVVTYDRTLHLYSLSPTLSRPHMLVVTETEDLELPLVEGLLVPVKDCRDIVDSLLAQIPSLFADTREAVVIFEPALQAGMQLLKDAGCPGKLLVFHTTPPAGDSRPGSRTDSGIFGAAKDKSVFQPCGSCVSVAESCVAHGCSVDLFLFSQEPVGVASLGHASDISGGGVYMYSSLQEEADREQFRMDLWRNFQREIGFDAVMKIHVSKGLTVSGCFGPLSVGTGGPSELALGAIDSDKAFAVEFTHQGQLDPERGVVIQCALSYTAPSGQRRTRVHTLSLNCSCHLVDTFRNSQAETLLAFYCKKVYSAVLHSSPLSLRDALLSELTRTLASYRQHGSTSAVSAGQLVLPQFLKVLPVYLNCLRKSEVLLPGPHSALSDRVYQRSLAVAMDTAETAAHFYPRLLPLCSLPVLDTPLSRSVRGTIQTLQEHRARHMKLFLVKQGDESEAVFRRLLVEDRSPNGGASYPDFLYHVHVSTLQLLT, from the exons ATGCACAGTGTTTATGCAGTTGTTCCCCTTTGCTTATCTCCCTGGTTATACTCTGCATGCACCACAGTTTACATGGTCTGCAATGTTTATTACTGTGCTttaccctctctgtgctttattacactgtgctgtgcctttactgtgggacacttttataagg GTCGCAGGAAATATCAAGAATGGACTGACCCTTGCTTCTCCAGCCCAGCCCAGTTGCCGTGGAGACCGAGCGCTGTGCCGCCCCCTCCCTGCCCCGCGGGGCGCTCCGATTCCTGGGCTGCAGATCCCCACAGCTCCCTTCAGAGGCTTCCCTGCACCGGCGCGGACTCACCACCGGGGGGCAGCAGCGATCAGGACCAG GCATCTCCTAAACCAAACTCAGGGACAGAATCGAAGTATGGATTGGATCCAGATTTGATTCCCAATGTG GTGCAGGTTTTGCATGATGATGAGGTGCTGTGGGGGGCGCAGTTCTTTGTCACAGACACTAGGGGGCAGCTTCCTCCTCTctccagcacacactgcacagtGCAGGACCGGG gcaatGCCAGCCCCCGATTCCTGCGCTGCACCTCCTACTCCTTCCCCAGCTCCCCCCAGGCGGCTCTCCTCTCCCAGCTGCCCCTGGCTGCCATCGTGCAGCCCTTCGCCAGGCTGGCTCGTGGGGAG CCCCCCCTGCCTGTCTCGGACCCTGGTTTGGGGGGTCCAGTACGCTGCAGCAGTTGTGGGGCGCACATGAACCCCTTTATGGACTTCCAGGACTGCGGACAGAGGTTCTACTGCCCATTCTGTGCCTCGCTGTCTGAGG TCCCCTGGCAGTATTACACCCACACGGACCGCAGTGGGAGGAGAGTGGATTGGCTGAGCCGTGCGGAGCTGAGCCGAGGCTCCTATGAGTTCCTGGAGCCACGCAGCCACGGAGCCACACAGGAACCTCGCTGCAGTGCTGGACGCGAGTCTGCAAGGGTCCTTCACAGG gagGACGGAGCGCCAGCCTTCATCTTCCTCATCGATGTGTCTGTCCAAGCGGTCCAGCAGGGGGCAGTCTCCCTGGTGTGTGAGGAACTCCGGACACTGCTGGACAAACTGCCCAG GGATTCCGGGATGGACGAATCGGAGCTGAGCGTGGGGGTCGTGACCTACGACAGGACGCTGCACCTGTACAGCCTAAGCCCCACCCTGTCCCGCCCTCACATGCTGGTCGTCACGGAGACAGAAGATCTGGAGCTCCCCCTAGTGGAGGGGCTGCTGGTGCCTGTCAAGGACTGCAGGGACATCGTTGACAG tcTGCTGGCTCAGATCCCGTCGCTCTTCGCTGACACCCGGGAGGCTGTGGTGATATTTGAACCCGCGCTGCAGGCTGGCATGCAACTACTGAAG gatgcTGGCTGTCCAGGGAAGCTGCTGGTTTTTCACACCACGCCCCCTGCTGGAGACAGTAGGCCTGGCAGCAGGACGGACTCTGGGATCTTCGGCGCAGCCAAGGACAAG TCTGTCTTCCAGCCCTGTGGCTCCTGTGTCTCCGTGGCTGAGTCCTGCGTGGCTCACGGCTGCAGCGTGGACCTCTTCCTTTTCTCACAGGAACCTGTGGGTGTGGCCTCGCTGGGACACGCCTCCGACATCAGCGGGGGCGGAGTCTACATGTACAGCAGCTTGCAG GAGGAGGCGGACCGGGAGCAGTTCCGAATGGATCTGTGGAGGAATTTCCAGAGAGAGATCGGGTTTGATGCGGTGATGAAGATCCACGTCAGTAAAG GTCTGACGGTGTCTGGCTGCTTCGGGCCCCTGAGCGTGGGGACAGGGGGCCCCAGTGAGCTGGCACTGGGAGCCATCGACTCGGACAAGGCTTTCGCTGTGGAGTTCACTCACCAGGGCCAGCTTGACCCAGAGAGAGGGGTGGTGATCCAG TGTGCCTTGTCCTACACCGCCCCTAGTGGCCAGAGAAGGACCCGCGTCCACACCCTGTCTCTGAACTGCTCCTGCCACCTGGTGGACACTTTCAGGAACAGCCAGGCAGAGACTCTGCTCGCCTTCTACTGCAAGAAGG tGTACTCGGCTGTGCTgcactcctcccctctctctctccgggACGCCCTGCTCTCTGAGCTTACTCGCACCCTGGCCAGCTACCGGCAGCACGGCTCCACCAGCGCCGTGTCAGCAGGGCAG CTGGTGCTGCCCCAGTTCCTGAAGGTCCTGCCCGTCTATCTGAACTGCCTGAGGAAGAGTGAGGTCCTGCTGCCGGGTCCTCACAGCGCACTGAGTGACAGAGTCTACCAGCGCAGCCTCGCCGTCGCCATGGACACCGCCGAGACCGCCGCCCACTTCTACCCCAGGCTCCTCCCCCTG TGCTCCCTGCCTGTCCTGGACACCCCCCTGTCCCGCAGTGTGAGGGGCACCATCCAGACCCTCCAGGAACACAGAGCGCGACACATGAAG ttgtTTCTTGTGAAGCAGGGTGACGAGTCCGAGGCTGTGTTCCGGCGCCTCCTGGTGGAGGACAGGAGCCCCAACGGCGGCGCGTCGTACCCTGACTTCCTGTACCACGTGCACGTGTCCACGCTGCAGCTCCTCACGTGA
- the LOC131706765 gene encoding protein transport protein Sec24C-like isoform X3 → MHSVYAVVPLCLSPWLYSACTTVYMVCNVYYCALPSLCFITLCCAFTVGHFYKGRRKYQEWTDPCFSSPAQLPWRPSAVPPPPCPAGRSDSWAADPHSSLQRLPCTGADSPPGGSSDQDQASPKPNSGTESKYGLDPDLIPNVVQVLHDDEVLWGAQFFVTDTRGQLPPLSSTHCTVQDRGNASPRFLRCTSYSFPSSPQAALLSQLPLAAIVQPFARLARGEPPLPVSDPGLGGPVRCSSCGAHMNPFMDFQDCGQRFYCPFCASLSEVPWQYYTHTDRSGRRVDWLSRAELSRGSYEFLEPRSHGATQEPRCSAGRESARVLHREDGAPAFIFLIDVSVQAVQQGAVSLVCEELRTLLDKLPRDSGMDESELSVGVVTYDRTLHLYSLSPTLSRPHMLVVTETEDLELPLVEGLLVPVKDCRDIVDSLLAQIPSLFADTREAVVIFEPALQAGMQLLKDAGCPGKLLVFHTTPPAGDSRPGSRTDSGIFGAAKDKEPVGVASLGHASDISGGGVYMYSSLQEEADREQFRMDLWRNFQREIGFDAVMKIHVSKGLTVSGCFGPLSVGTGGPSELALGAIDSDKAFAVEFTHQGQLDPERGVVIQCALSYTAPSGQRRTRVHTLSLNCSCHLVDTFRNSQAETLLAFYCKKVYSAVLHSSPLSLRDALLSELTRTLASYRQHGSTSAVSAGQLVLPQFLKVLPVYLNCLRKSEVLLPGPHSALSDRVYQRSLAVAMDTAETAAHFYPRLLPLPVSGQPWSAVRCSQRSLAPDRVFLAEDGRGLFLWVGGCVPPQLVQSLFNVPSSRDLRCGACSLPVLDTPLSRSVRGTIQTLQEHRARHMKLFLVKQGDESEAVFRRLLVEDRSPNGGASYPDFLYHVHVSTLQLLT, encoded by the exons ATGCACAGTGTTTATGCAGTTGTTCCCCTTTGCTTATCTCCCTGGTTATACTCTGCATGCACCACAGTTTACATGGTCTGCAATGTTTATTACTGTGCTttaccctctctgtgctttattacactgtgctgtgcctttactgtgggacacttttataagg GTCGCAGGAAATATCAAGAATGGACTGACCCTTGCTTCTCCAGCCCAGCCCAGTTGCCGTGGAGACCGAGCGCTGTGCCGCCCCCTCCCTGCCCCGCGGGGCGCTCCGATTCCTGGGCTGCAGATCCCCACAGCTCCCTTCAGAGGCTTCCCTGCACCGGCGCGGACTCACCACCGGGGGGCAGCAGCGATCAGGACCAG GCATCTCCTAAACCAAACTCAGGGACAGAATCGAAGTATGGATTGGATCCAGATTTGATTCCCAATGTG GTGCAGGTTTTGCATGATGATGAGGTGCTGTGGGGGGCGCAGTTCTTTGTCACAGACACTAGGGGGCAGCTTCCTCCTCTctccagcacacactgcacagtGCAGGACCGGG gcaatGCCAGCCCCCGATTCCTGCGCTGCACCTCCTACTCCTTCCCCAGCTCCCCCCAGGCGGCTCTCCTCTCCCAGCTGCCCCTGGCTGCCATCGTGCAGCCCTTCGCCAGGCTGGCTCGTGGGGAG CCCCCCCTGCCTGTCTCGGACCCTGGTTTGGGGGGTCCAGTACGCTGCAGCAGTTGTGGGGCGCACATGAACCCCTTTATGGACTTCCAGGACTGCGGACAGAGGTTCTACTGCCCATTCTGTGCCTCGCTGTCTGAGG TCCCCTGGCAGTATTACACCCACACGGACCGCAGTGGGAGGAGAGTGGATTGGCTGAGCCGTGCGGAGCTGAGCCGAGGCTCCTATGAGTTCCTGGAGCCACGCAGCCACGGAGCCACACAGGAACCTCGCTGCAGTGCTGGACGCGAGTCTGCAAGGGTCCTTCACAGG gagGACGGAGCGCCAGCCTTCATCTTCCTCATCGATGTGTCTGTCCAAGCGGTCCAGCAGGGGGCAGTCTCCCTGGTGTGTGAGGAACTCCGGACACTGCTGGACAAACTGCCCAG GGATTCCGGGATGGACGAATCGGAGCTGAGCGTGGGGGTCGTGACCTACGACAGGACGCTGCACCTGTACAGCCTAAGCCCCACCCTGTCCCGCCCTCACATGCTGGTCGTCACGGAGACAGAAGATCTGGAGCTCCCCCTAGTGGAGGGGCTGCTGGTGCCTGTCAAGGACTGCAGGGACATCGTTGACAG tcTGCTGGCTCAGATCCCGTCGCTCTTCGCTGACACCCGGGAGGCTGTGGTGATATTTGAACCCGCGCTGCAGGCTGGCATGCAACTACTGAAG gatgcTGGCTGTCCAGGGAAGCTGCTGGTTTTTCACACCACGCCCCCTGCTGGAGACAGTAGGCCTGGCAGCAGGACGGACTCTGGGATCTTCGGCGCAGCCAAGGACAAG GAACCTGTGGGTGTGGCCTCGCTGGGACACGCCTCCGACATCAGCGGGGGCGGAGTCTACATGTACAGCAGCTTGCAG GAGGAGGCGGACCGGGAGCAGTTCCGAATGGATCTGTGGAGGAATTTCCAGAGAGAGATCGGGTTTGATGCGGTGATGAAGATCCACGTCAGTAAAG GTCTGACGGTGTCTGGCTGCTTCGGGCCCCTGAGCGTGGGGACAGGGGGCCCCAGTGAGCTGGCACTGGGAGCCATCGACTCGGACAAGGCTTTCGCTGTGGAGTTCACTCACCAGGGCCAGCTTGACCCAGAGAGAGGGGTGGTGATCCAG TGTGCCTTGTCCTACACCGCCCCTAGTGGCCAGAGAAGGACCCGCGTCCACACCCTGTCTCTGAACTGCTCCTGCCACCTGGTGGACACTTTCAGGAACAGCCAGGCAGAGACTCTGCTCGCCTTCTACTGCAAGAAGG tGTACTCGGCTGTGCTgcactcctcccctctctctctccgggACGCCCTGCTCTCTGAGCTTACTCGCACCCTGGCCAGCTACCGGCAGCACGGCTCCACCAGCGCCGTGTCAGCAGGGCAG CTGGTGCTGCCCCAGTTCCTGAAGGTCCTGCCCGTCTATCTGAACTGCCTGAGGAAGAGTGAGGTCCTGCTGCCGGGTCCTCACAGCGCACTGAGTGACAGAGTCTACCAGCGCAGCCTCGCCGTCGCCATGGACACCGCCGAGACCGCCGCCCACTTCTACCCCAGGCTCCTCCCCCTG CCCGTGTCTGGCCAGCCCTGGTCGGCAGTGCGATGCTCTCAGCGCAGTCTGGCCCCTGACCGCGTGTTCCTGGCGGAGGACGGGCGGGGTCTCTTCCTGTGGGTGGGGGGCTGCGTGCCCCCCCAGCTGGTGCAGAGCCTCTTCAACGTGCCCTCCTCCCGAGACCTGCGCTGCGGAGCG TGCTCCCTGCCTGTCCTGGACACCCCCCTGTCCCGCAGTGTGAGGGGCACCATCCAGACCCTCCAGGAACACAGAGCGCGACACATGAAG ttgtTTCTTGTGAAGCAGGGTGACGAGTCCGAGGCTGTGTTCCGGCGCCTCCTGGTGGAGGACAGGAGCCCCAACGGCGGCGCGTCGTACCCTGACTTCCTGTACCACGTGCACGTGTCCACGCTGCAGCTCCTCACGTGA